In the Phaeobacter sp. A36a-5a genome, one interval contains:
- a CDS encoding ATP-dependent Clp protease proteolytic subunit — MTRRRRSPDTWRVLRWVLAAQFVFAAILLGTDLAQIVPQLAWPSPAPALTAPIGPGDQIRRYTPDQLPDRAPAPGSRPLPDTRDMPDRLDIATPEWEGEPVLTLTGRIAEGDAARVVAYLDALERLPTETYLNSPGGSVYDALEIGRALRAREIATVMTASDICLSACPYILAAGVTRHADPDAMIGVHQHYFGQNTVLPAFIAVEQIQRGQGEVMEYLQDMGVDPLVMRHALVTPWDEIYLLTPAERATYRLASEPESQG, encoded by the coding sequence GTGACAAGGCGCAGACGGTCGCCTGACACTTGGCGTGTGCTGCGCTGGGTGCTGGCCGCGCAGTTTGTGTTCGCTGCCATATTGCTAGGCACAGATCTGGCACAGATCGTCCCGCAGCTGGCGTGGCCATCACCCGCACCCGCCCTGACAGCACCGATTGGTCCGGGCGACCAAATCCGGCGGTATACGCCCGATCAGCTGCCGGATCGCGCCCCAGCGCCGGGCAGCAGACCGCTACCCGACACCCGGGACATGCCGGACCGATTGGACATCGCAACCCCAGAATGGGAGGGTGAGCCGGTATTGACACTTACAGGGCGGATCGCCGAAGGCGACGCCGCACGGGTCGTTGCCTATCTCGACGCTCTGGAACGCCTCCCGACAGAGACGTACCTCAACAGCCCCGGCGGGTCAGTTTACGACGCGCTTGAAATCGGTCGCGCATTGCGTGCGCGCGAGATCGCCACCGTGATGACCGCCAGCGACATATGCCTCTCGGCCTGCCCCTATATTCTGGCCGCAGGTGTCACGCGACATGCTGATCCGGATGCGATGATCGGTGTACATCAGCACTATTTTGGGCAGAACACCGTGCTCCCGGCGTTTATCGCGGTGGAGCAGATCCAGCGCGGCCAAGGCGAGGTCATGGAGTACCTTCAGGACATGGGGGTGGATCCATTGGTCATGCGCCATGCGCTGGTGACGCCATGGGATGAAATCTATCTGCTGACCCCCGCCGAGCGCGCGACCTACCGGCTCGCGAGCGAGCCTGAAAGCCAAGGGTAG
- a CDS encoding YjbH domain-containing protein, whose amino-acid sequence MRGHAILMIGCLGTLSGPLGAIQAPAQTLSTYGTPGLVDMPTAEVLPDGTIALTTSNFENTSRNTLTFQMLPNIYGSFRYSFLRGFDVGVDLSRYDRSFDIHFQLRDETAAGPAIALGLRDFGGTGVYASEYLVATKHVTPDLTVTGGIGWGRLAGRGRQRNPLTALDGRFDTRQDSNAGGISTTGQLDFGNWFRGDAALFGGLRWDVTPHWSLTAEYSSDTYSAEAQRGLNDIRSPVNIGASYRFDNGVTLGGSYLNGSALAVQLSYAFDPRRAAAPGGQGAAAPALKPEEQVALASWNLAQGETGSAEPARLYGVLQSQLESEGIRLLSFERVGSQARITVENMRYGASAQAVGRTNRVMANTLPPHLQQFEVTLAENGLPTTRVTTQRNDLYELEGDLDGAWRSLARADIEDAPEPIPNSAGIDAFPWFTYRFGPYTQLSFFDPDEPLRYEVGAELRAAYQPAPGLTFAGQLRQPVIGNLDASARPSNSVLPRVRSDWARYASESDLRLSHLTADYVWRPHQDLFARVTAGYLEQMFGGISAEVLWFPVGSSLALGAELNYVRQRDFDVQFGFQDYDVVTGHASVYYKTRGDYHVQVDMGRYLAGDWGTTVTIDREFNNGFKVGAFATLTDTSSEDFGEGSFDKGIRIEVPVAWLTGKPSRQSITQVIRPVLRDGGARLNLQTRLYEKVRDSRGRALAAQWGRYSR is encoded by the coding sequence ATGCGGGGACACGCAATTCTTATGATTGGCTGCCTGGGTACGCTCAGCGGCCCGCTGGGTGCCATTCAGGCTCCGGCCCAGACACTATCGACATATGGAACGCCCGGATTGGTCGATATGCCGACCGCAGAGGTTCTGCCCGACGGAACCATCGCGCTGACCACCTCAAACTTCGAGAACACCAGCCGCAACACCCTGACGTTTCAGATGTTGCCGAATATCTACGGCAGTTTTCGCTATAGCTTTCTGCGCGGTTTCGACGTCGGCGTCGACCTTAGCCGGTATGACCGCAGCTTTGATATCCATTTTCAACTGCGCGATGAAACAGCGGCGGGACCGGCTATCGCCCTTGGCCTGCGGGATTTCGGTGGGACCGGCGTCTACGCCAGCGAATACCTCGTGGCCACAAAACATGTCACTCCCGATCTGACCGTCACCGGCGGGATTGGCTGGGGTCGGCTTGCCGGGCGCGGCAGGCAGCGCAATCCACTGACGGCACTCGATGGGCGGTTTGATACACGACAAGATTCAAACGCCGGCGGCATATCCACAACCGGACAACTGGACTTTGGCAATTGGTTCCGCGGCGACGCCGCATTGTTTGGCGGTCTGCGCTGGGATGTAACTCCGCATTGGTCGCTGACCGCCGAATATTCCTCCGACACCTATTCAGCCGAAGCTCAACGTGGGCTGAATGACATCCGTTCACCTGTCAACATCGGCGCATCCTACCGCTTCGACAACGGAGTCACTTTGGGCGGCTCTTATCTCAACGGATCGGCCCTCGCCGTTCAGCTGAGCTATGCGTTTGATCCGCGCCGCGCCGCTGCTCCCGGCGGTCAGGGAGCCGCCGCGCCTGCGCTGAAACCGGAAGAACAGGTCGCCCTGGCCAGCTGGAACCTCGCCCAGGGCGAAACCGGATCCGCCGAGCCTGCCCGCCTCTACGGCGTGCTGCAATCCCAGCTTGAGTCCGAGGGCATCCGGCTGCTCAGCTTCGAACGCGTGGGCAGCCAAGCGCGGATCACGGTGGAGAACATGCGCTACGGCGCCTCCGCGCAGGCTGTCGGTCGGACCAATCGCGTTATGGCAAATACCCTGCCTCCGCATCTGCAACAGTTTGAGGTCACGCTGGCCGAGAACGGCCTGCCCACGACCCGCGTCACCACGCAGCGCAACGACCTCTACGAGCTGGAAGGCGATCTGGATGGCGCCTGGCGGAGCCTTGCCCGTGCAGATATCGAAGACGCCCCAGAGCCGATCCCCAACAGCGCTGGCATCGACGCTTTCCCTTGGTTCACCTATCGCTTCGGGCCTTACACGCAGCTGTCTTTCTTTGATCCAGATGAGCCGCTGCGCTACGAAGTCGGGGCGGAACTGCGAGCCGCCTATCAACCTGCGCCCGGCCTGACCTTTGCCGGACAGCTGCGCCAACCGGTGATCGGCAATCTCGACGCCTCCGCCCGCCCGTCAAATTCGGTCTTGCCGCGGGTCCGCTCGGACTGGGCCCGCTATGCGTCGGAATCCGATCTGCGCCTCAGCCATCTGACAGCCGATTACGTCTGGCGCCCGCATCAGGATCTGTTTGCGCGCGTCACTGCAGGCTATCTCGAGCAGATGTTTGGCGGCATATCAGCAGAGGTGTTGTGGTTCCCCGTTGGCAGCAGCCTGGCGTTAGGAGCCGAGCTTAATTATGTCCGGCAACGCGATTTCGACGTCCAGTTCGGATTTCAGGACTACGACGTCGTGACCGGTCATGCCTCGGTCTATTACAAAACGCGCGGCGACTATCATGTTCAGGTCGATATGGGCCGGTATCTGGCTGGTGACTGGGGCACCACCGTCACCATCGACCGTGAGTTCAACAACGGTTTCAAGGTTGGGGCCTTTGCAACGCTGACAGATACATCCTCCGAGGATTTCGGCGAAGGCTCCTTTGACAAGGGCATCCGTATTGAGGTGCCCGTTGCCTGGCTCACCGGCAAACCGTCGCGGCAGAGTATCACGCAGGTTATCCGCCCCGTGCTGCGCGATGGCGGCGCGCGGCTCAACCTGCAGACACGTCTCTATGAAAAAGTGCGCGACAGCCGTGGGCGCGCGCTTGCCGCACAATGGGGGCGTTACTCCAGATGA
- a CDS encoding YjbF family lipoprotein — protein MTITRQLHHLVISSAAIGCLILAACTNDEREILTLQQLRQGGLSSAIPHVAELAEAGAEQMQVGFLQTGRSGVMLRETERAGLVTWLSSDGASLQTDRGLLHATRGFGIGLMAVEQDQSRGRIFAHAEGPALRFHSYLTGNDQVETRTYHCEIKDRGPRTLTIGDQQIASRLMVENCQNPEQRFLNLYWLRSSDNRLIQSRQWTGPFIGNLTTRLRGTP, from the coding sequence ATGACGATCACCCGACAGCTCCACCACCTGGTCATCAGCAGCGCTGCTATTGGCTGCCTGATCCTCGCAGCCTGCACAAATGACGAGCGTGAGATCCTGACCCTTCAGCAGCTGCGGCAGGGCGGTCTCTCCTCTGCCATACCTCACGTCGCGGAGCTGGCCGAGGCTGGCGCAGAACAGATGCAGGTTGGATTTCTCCAGACAGGAAGAAGCGGCGTGATGCTTCGGGAGACGGAGCGGGCGGGTCTGGTGACCTGGCTGTCCTCGGACGGTGCCAGCCTGCAAACCGACCGGGGTCTGCTGCACGCAACCCGTGGCTTCGGTATCGGTCTTATGGCCGTTGAACAGGATCAATCCCGTGGACGGATTTTTGCACATGCAGAAGGTCCGGCGCTGCGCTTTCACAGCTATCTGACCGGAAACGACCAGGTTGAGACCCGGACATATCACTGCGAAATCAAGGATCGCGGCCCCCGCACCCTGACCATTGGCGACCAGCAGATTGCGAGCCGTCTGATGGTCGAAAACTGCCAAAACCCTGAGCAGCGGTTCCTGAACCTCTATTGGCTGCGGTCATCAGACAACAGGTTGATCCAAAGCCGCCAGTGGACCGGGCCGTTTATCGGCAATTTGACAACGCGACTGCGGGGAACGCCATGA
- a CDS encoding MgtC/SapB family protein yields MSAPQTAAMIAFDSFLLRCCLAVALGLLIGLDREIKHKPLGARAYMLICLGCCALTILTLNLAAAAEEGTAAIDPSRTIQGIVGGIGFLGAGAVMSTTEAGRLRGVGSGAAIWVVGVVGIAVGFGFLAEATAVAVLSFLILTIVDWAQQHRPDLDNAKDDSQDDN; encoded by the coding sequence ATGTCCGCGCCGCAAACAGCCGCTATGATCGCCTTCGACAGCTTTCTTCTGCGCTGTTGTCTTGCCGTCGCTCTGGGGCTGCTGATCGGACTGGACCGCGAGATAAAGCACAAACCTCTGGGCGCGCGAGCCTATATGCTGATCTGCCTGGGCTGCTGTGCCTTGACCATACTGACGCTTAACCTCGCCGCAGCCGCTGAAGAGGGGACCGCAGCCATTGATCCGTCACGAACCATTCAGGGTATCGTCGGCGGCATCGGGTTTCTTGGTGCTGGTGCCGTTATGTCTACGACAGAAGCGGGCAGACTTCGCGGTGTAGGGAGCGGTGCCGCAATATGGGTTGTCGGCGTGGTGGGGATTGCGGTTGGTTTTGGCTTCCTTGCCGAAGCCACAGCGGTTGCGGTGCTGTCGTTTCTCATCCTGACGATCGTGGATTGGGCGCAACAGCACCGGCCAGATCTCGACAATGCCAAGGATGACTCGCAGGACGACAACTGA
- a CDS encoding DUF3140 domain-containing protein, whose translation MSSKSKAEIWDQWKTAVNMAPAELERWLETEESKSVGDSDNGESTGHASGRRIVKIKRTNKDDLSQEDYEHMAKVVGYVRRHCTQGGPEDDIENSRWRYSLMNWGHDPLKSDGCS comes from the coding sequence ATGTCATCCAAAAGCAAAGCCGAAATCTGGGACCAGTGGAAAACAGCCGTCAATATGGCGCCTGCTGAATTGGAGCGCTGGCTGGAGACCGAAGAGAGCAAATCGGTTGGCGACAGTGACAACGGCGAGTCGACGGGACATGCGTCTGGACGTCGGATCGTCAAGATCAAACGCACGAACAAGGATGACCTGAGTCAGGAAGACTATGAACACATGGCTAAGGTTGTTGGCTATGTCAGACGACATTGCACCCAGGGCGGACCCGAGGACGACATTGAAAACAGCCGGTGGCGATACTCGCTGATGAACTGGGGGCATGATCCGTTGAAATCCGATGGGTGTTCCTGA
- a CDS encoding lytic murein transglycosylase → MSISRRGFGIGLMALSLGACSGGTTSSVTSGRASGLPADLRPVPNAAYDAWVAEFRQRAAASGISNSTLSTAFRSAGYLPGVIKRDRNQTEFKRSLEDYLSIAASDERVSKGRAAYARHRNTLNALEQTYGVDAEIIAAIWGLESFFGERRGDVPVISATSTLAFDGRRGAFFEKQLIAALRILQNGDISAARMTGSWAGAMGHTQFIPTSYQAFAVDFTGDGRRDIWSDDPSDALASTAAYLARNGWTRGQRWGREVVGYAPTSGTIIQPQAGGPRFAVTSNFRAIKRYNNSDAYAIGVGHLADRIGGAGPLRSSFPPDANGLTKDDRIQLQKRLTAKGFDTGGADGVIGPNSEDAIRAYQRSRGLPADGTPSQALLRDLG, encoded by the coding sequence ATGAGCATTTCACGACGCGGTTTCGGAATTGGACTTATGGCGCTTAGCCTCGGGGCTTGCAGCGGTGGCACGACCAGTAGCGTGACGTCAGGCAGGGCCAGCGGTCTGCCTGCCGATCTTCGCCCGGTACCAAACGCAGCCTACGACGCCTGGGTCGCAGAGTTCCGCCAACGCGCTGCGGCTTCAGGGATCAGCAACAGCACGCTCAGCACCGCCTTTCGCAGCGCAGGCTATCTGCCAGGTGTCATCAAACGCGACCGCAACCAGACCGAGTTCAAGCGCAGCCTCGAAGACTATCTCTCGATTGCCGCCTCGGACGAACGGGTGAGCAAAGGACGCGCGGCCTATGCACGCCACCGCAATACGCTCAACGCGCTGGAGCAGACCTATGGCGTCGATGCCGAAATCATTGCCGCAATCTGGGGTCTGGAGAGCTTCTTCGGAGAGCGCCGGGGCGACGTGCCGGTCATCTCAGCAACATCAACCCTGGCATTCGACGGTCGGCGCGGAGCGTTTTTTGAGAAACAGCTGATCGCTGCCCTGAGAATATTGCAGAATGGTGACATCTCGGCAGCCCGCATGACCGGCAGCTGGGCCGGCGCCATGGGGCATACACAGTTCATTCCAACATCCTATCAGGCCTTTGCCGTCGATTTCACCGGCGACGGCCGCCGCGACATCTGGTCGGATGACCCCAGCGATGCTCTGGCCTCAACAGCGGCCTATCTGGCCCGCAACGGCTGGACACGGGGTCAGCGTTGGGGCCGGGAGGTGGTCGGTTATGCGCCAACCAGTGGCACTATCATCCAGCCGCAGGCAGGCGGTCCAAGATTTGCCGTCACCAGCAACTTCCGCGCGATCAAGCGTTATAACAACTCTGACGCCTACGCGATTGGCGTCGGCCACCTCGCTGATCGTATCGGCGGTGCGGGGCCGTTGCGCAGCAGCTTTCCGCCCGATGCCAATGGTCTGACCAAGGATGATCGCATCCAGCTGCAGAAGCGCCTCACGGCAAAGGGCTTTGACACAGGCGGTGCAGATGGTGTCATCGGACCGAACAGCGAAGACGCCATTCGCGCCTACCAACGCAGCCGCGGCCTGCCAGCGGACGGCACCCCATCCCAGGCACTGCTGCGCGATTTGGGTTAG
- a CDS encoding metallophosphoesterase — protein MTASGPQGAAIMFKRLITGIRRKPQDFAALNPELRFYVIGDVHGCDDLLARLLEQLDPALPLVCLGDYIDRGEQSAAVLRRLMNRPDTTALMGNHEAMLLDFLIDPVAHAAIWLRNGGLQTLASFGVTGISEHSSAASLEQGAAALRAAMGPEMIAWVEGLPTCCQSGNIFMAHAGADPGAPVSEQFRQQLLWGCPDARKGRRKDDIWVVHGHWIVTEPTVADGRIALDTGAFATGRLTAAEIDLGTVRFIST, from the coding sequence ATGACAGCATCAGGCCCCCAGGGAGCAGCGATTATGTTCAAAAGGTTAATTACCGGAATTCGGCGAAAACCACAAGATTTTGCAGCTCTCAATCCAGAATTGCGTTTTTATGTTATCGGCGATGTTCACGGATGCGACGATCTGCTGGCCCGCCTTCTGGAGCAGCTTGATCCGGCGCTGCCTCTGGTCTGCCTGGGCGATTACATCGACCGCGGCGAACAGAGCGCCGCAGTTCTGCGCCGTCTCATGAACCGGCCGGATACAACTGCCCTGATGGGAAACCATGAAGCCATGCTGCTGGATTTTCTGATCGACCCGGTTGCACATGCCGCAATCTGGCTGCGCAATGGCGGGCTGCAAACGCTTGCGAGTTTTGGTGTCACCGGCATATCGGAGCATTCATCGGCCGCCAGTTTGGAGCAGGGAGCGGCTGCGCTGCGCGCAGCGATGGGTCCAGAGATGATCGCTTGGGTAGAGGGTCTGCCCACCTGTTGCCAATCCGGTAATATATTCATGGCCCATGCCGGTGCGGATCCGGGCGCTCCGGTGTCAGAACAATTCCGGCAACAGCTGCTATGGGGTTGCCCAGATGCCCGCAAGGGACGCCGCAAGGATGATATTTGGGTTGTTCATGGCCATTGGATCGTCACTGAGCCTACTGTTGCCGACGGTCGGATCGCCTTGGATACTGGTGCCTTCGCAACCGGGCGGCTGACAGCTGCTGAAATCGATCTCGGCACAGTCAGGTTTATCTCCACCTGA
- a CDS encoding aspartate-semialdehyde dehydrogenase — protein MTTAKKNDPELWEEVKEDLTKSGKGGEPGEWSARKAQLAVQEYKRRGGTYAEDGPDQEDTDLNQWSEEDWGTKSGADSSETGERYLPKEVRMILTEKEYRRSTRKKQSDTRDGQEQFSDQPEDVQEKVARIKESGPTYDMLYERAQDLDIAGRSDMDKDALMMAIRKATDENGRAKGSKAALNAHTKAELYERAQDQGISGRSDMSKADLVDALAKS, from the coding sequence ATGACCACAGCGAAGAAAAACGACCCTGAACTCTGGGAAGAAGTGAAAGAAGACCTCACCAAAAGCGGCAAGGGCGGCGAACCGGGGGAATGGTCGGCCCGCAAGGCACAGCTGGCCGTCCAGGAATACAAGCGCCGTGGTGGTACCTATGCCGAAGATGGTCCCGATCAGGAAGATACTGACCTCAATCAATGGAGCGAGGAGGACTGGGGGACCAAATCCGGGGCCGATAGCAGCGAGACCGGAGAGCGGTATCTGCCAAAAGAGGTGAGGATGATCCTGACCGAAAAAGAATACCGGCGCTCGACCCGAAAGAAGCAGAGCGATACCCGCGATGGCCAGGAACAATTCTCCGACCAACCAGAGGATGTGCAGGAGAAGGTAGCGCGTATCAAGGAAAGTGGCCCAACCTATGACATGCTCTATGAGCGGGCACAGGATCTTGATATCGCAGGTCGCTCGGATATGGACAAGGATGCCTTGATGATGGCGATCCGCAAGGCAACGGATGAGAACGGGCGCGCCAAGGGCAGCAAGGCTGCCTTGAACGCCCATACGAAGGCGGAGCTTTATGAACGGGCGCAGGATCAGGGGATCTCGGGGCGCTCCGACATGTCCAAAGCCGATCTGGTCGATGCGCTTGCCAAATCGTAG
- a CDS encoding calcium-binding protein, with protein MPNAVLNDILELEEWLEYVGGTLAYSGNADLLAAFNASNVTQLTVGEFLIIIDAAEQAILSINWQDLINQIAELLNTPFISDQLTAAEKQAILDAVAMIEPSDITEGFDLLRAEFAGINSGTLVVDAMNIAGGETPVGTEADDILTGTIGSDEVALSAGDDVFIAGQGDIGDDTIRGGSGDDTINGGSGQDVLFGGSGADLLRGGWGSDLLKGGRQADVLNGAQGHDTIYGEGGADRLDGGSGNDRLVGGSGHDTILGGAGIDRLFGGNGNDLLIGGAQADYFIFRGNFGDDTVRDFAAGSDAEKIDLRAVVEISDLSDLRDNHLTQDGNNAVIADGLGNTITLLGVDIGDLDAGDFIF; from the coding sequence ATGCCGAACGCAGTATTGAATGATATTCTGGAACTGGAAGAGTGGCTCGAGTACGTTGGTGGTACGCTCGCCTATAGTGGTAATGCCGATTTGCTTGCAGCATTCAACGCGAGCAATGTGACGCAGCTGACTGTTGGAGAATTTCTTATTATCATCGACGCGGCCGAGCAGGCGATTTTGTCGATCAACTGGCAGGATCTGATCAATCAGATCGCGGAGCTGCTAAACACGCCATTTATCTCTGACCAGCTTACGGCCGCAGAAAAACAGGCCATTCTTGACGCTGTGGCGATGATTGAACCCTCGGATATTACCGAGGGGTTTGACCTGTTGCGCGCCGAGTTTGCAGGCATCAATAGCGGGACTCTTGTTGTAGATGCTATGAATATCGCGGGCGGTGAAACGCCCGTTGGAACTGAAGCCGATGATATCCTCACCGGTACTATCGGCAGCGATGAGGTCGCTCTGTCGGCTGGCGATGATGTCTTCATCGCGGGGCAGGGAGATATCGGTGATGACACTATCCGTGGCGGGTCCGGTGATGATACGATCAACGGAGGATCCGGCCAGGATGTTCTATTCGGTGGTAGCGGAGCAGATCTGCTGCGCGGTGGTTGGGGGTCGGACCTGCTTAAGGGCGGACGTCAGGCGGATGTTCTGAACGGTGCGCAAGGCCATGATACGATATACGGTGAAGGCGGTGCCGACAGGCTGGATGGTGGATCGGGTAACGATCGGCTGGTAGGCGGTTCTGGCCATGATACCATATTGGGTGGAGCAGGTATCGATCGGTTGTTCGGCGGCAATGGAAACGATCTTTTGATCGGTGGCGCGCAAGCGGATTACTTCATTTTCCGTGGTAATTTTGGCGATGATACGGTCCGTGATTTTGCTGCGGGAAGTGATGCAGAAAAAATTGATCTGCGAGCTGTCGTCGAAATTTCGGATCTCTCGGATCTTCGTGACAACCATCTGACGCAGGACGGCAATAACGCCGTGATTGCGGATGGTCTTGGGAACACGATCACCCTTCTCGGGGTCGATATCGGCGACCTCGATGCCGGTGATTTTATATTCTGA
- a CDS encoding DUF418 domain-containing protein: protein MATDPGRSNSDTSSELISEELPAGVESVARTAQLVNVRSFNYGLGMQPSSTARLQGLDLARYFAFVGMVIVNFKIAMGAEGGSGLVALLSTALEGRAAACFVVLAGVGLGLAARRATASITVTTLRRAAFLLSLGMVNMLIFEADILHYYAVYFFFGAVLLGASTVRLAWLIVMLILMFPAMILVLDYDTGWDWQLYSYADLWTIRGFLRHLFFNGWHPVVPWLAFLLAGVLLSRMPLQNRRFQIYLVFFGAITNAAVEKTSAIAVQSLRQVDPDLADLATTLPIPPMPLYMVAGLSTACVVIGGCLLLAPILTRIGVMQALAPAGRQTLTLYLAHILIGMGILEEMGLLGGQSPETAVSAALVFCAAATVYAYLWSRYAKHGPVEMAMRRLAG, encoded by the coding sequence GTGGCGACCGATCCCGGACGAAGCAATTCTGATACCTCATCTGAGCTAATCAGTGAAGAATTGCCTGCCGGGGTTGAAAGCGTGGCTCGCACGGCCCAGTTAGTGAACGTACGTTCATTCAATTACGGTCTTGGAATGCAACCTTCATCCACCGCCCGTCTGCAAGGCCTAGATCTTGCGCGCTATTTTGCCTTTGTCGGAATGGTCATCGTGAATTTCAAGATTGCCATGGGGGCTGAGGGGGGCAGCGGCCTCGTTGCGCTGCTCAGTACGGCGCTTGAAGGGCGCGCGGCGGCCTGCTTTGTCGTTCTTGCCGGTGTCGGGCTTGGTCTGGCGGCAAGGAGAGCAACCGCCAGCATCACTGTGACGACGTTAAGGCGTGCTGCATTTCTGCTTAGCTTGGGGATGGTGAACATGCTGATCTTTGAGGCAGATATCCTGCACTATTATGCTGTATATTTCTTTTTCGGAGCGGTCTTACTCGGTGCGTCCACAGTGCGCCTCGCCTGGCTCATCGTGATGCTGATCCTGATGTTTCCGGCAATGATCCTCGTCCTGGACTACGACACCGGCTGGGACTGGCAGCTCTACTCCTATGCCGATCTCTGGACGATCCGTGGTTTCCTGCGCCATTTGTTTTTCAACGGCTGGCACCCCGTCGTACCGTGGCTGGCGTTTCTCCTGGCTGGCGTTCTTCTGTCCAGAATGCCGCTGCAAAACCGGCGGTTCCAGATCTATCTGGTCTTCTTCGGAGCCATCACCAATGCCGCAGTTGAAAAAACGAGCGCCATCGCCGTCCAAAGCCTGCGCCAAGTCGACCCTGACCTGGCCGATTTGGCGACGACACTGCCAATTCCTCCTATGCCGCTCTATATGGTTGCTGGTCTTTCCACCGCATGTGTGGTGATCGGTGGCTGTCTCCTGCTTGCACCAATTCTAACCCGCATTGGCGTGATGCAGGCACTTGCGCCCGCTGGGCGCCAGACACTGACGCTCTATCTGGCTCATATTCTGATCGGTATGGGCATCCTGGAAGAGATGGGGCTATTGGGCGGCCAATCCCCCGAAACGGCCGTGTCAGCAGCCCTTGTTTTTTGCGCTGCCGCGACGGTTTACGCATATCTCTGGTCACGCTACGCCAAACATGGCCCGGTCGAGATGGCTATGCGCAGATTGGCCGGGTAG